In Rubrivirga marina, the following are encoded in one genomic region:
- a CDS encoding copper resistance system multicopper oxidase encodes MDRRRFLRDASAFGALAGLTALTPAWARSAPAIGPARPPGLSPTVRRPGLVEYDLTIDRTPLLFGGERGTAVTINGGVPGPLLRFTEGDEAVIRVHNRLDEDTSIHWHGLILPNAMDGVPHVNFPGIAARSTFEYRYPIRQYGTYWYHSHSAFQEQLGHYGALVIDPAGPEPYAFDREYVVVLSDWTFEDPHAILDHLKSRPNYYNEQRQTVAGLIRGEGMGLRERLDWDRMRMDPTDISDITGATYTFLMNGQAPDPGWTGLFRPGERVRLRFVNAAAGTFYDVRIPGLPMTVVQVSGQHVEPVAVDEFRIGNAETYDVVVEPGDRAYTLFAEAMDRSGYARGTLAPRPGMTAPVPERRERPVLTMMDMGMAHGGPGMDHAGMDMGDAPGGHGATADHGGMDHGEPPAPGHPAAAAPVLAHGDHAAHADEVAMPGVDHAGLRPPGSLPEVTPHGADGHGVANAMAPDQTRSRLHEPGVGLGDDGRRVLVYTDLRAIHPEPRRAPDREVELHLTGNMERYMWGIDGKTYAEDPLIPLVYGERLRLTMVNDTMMNHPMHLHGMWMELENGHGERIPRLHTVVVKPAERLSLLVEVDALGPWAFHCHILYHMDLGMFRVAMVQRPADWAPEALAAMYPAGLPAALARPDLARR; translated from the coding sequence ATGGACCGCCGCCGCTTCCTCCGCGACGCCTCCGCGTTCGGCGCCCTCGCGGGCCTGACCGCCCTCACCCCCGCCTGGGCCCGCTCGGCCCCCGCGATTGGGCCGGCCCGCCCGCCCGGCCTCTCGCCCACCGTCCGCCGCCCCGGCCTCGTCGAGTACGACCTGACCATCGACCGGACCCCCCTCTTGTTCGGCGGCGAGCGCGGGACGGCCGTGACCATCAACGGCGGCGTGCCGGGCCCGCTCCTCCGGTTCACCGAGGGCGACGAGGCCGTCATCCGCGTCCACAACCGGCTCGACGAGGACACGTCGATCCACTGGCACGGGCTCATCCTCCCGAACGCCATGGACGGCGTGCCCCACGTCAACTTCCCCGGCATCGCGGCGCGGTCGACGTTCGAGTACCGGTACCCCATCCGGCAGTACGGGACCTACTGGTACCACAGCCACTCGGCCTTCCAGGAGCAGCTCGGCCACTACGGCGCGCTCGTCATCGACCCGGCCGGGCCCGAGCCCTACGCCTTCGACCGCGAGTACGTCGTCGTCCTGTCGGACTGGACGTTCGAGGACCCCCACGCCATCCTCGACCACCTCAAGAGCCGCCCGAACTACTACAACGAGCAGCGTCAGACGGTCGCCGGGCTGATCCGTGGCGAGGGGATGGGCCTCCGCGAGCGGCTCGACTGGGACCGGATGCGGATGGACCCCACCGACATCTCGGACATCACAGGCGCGACGTACACCTTCCTGATGAACGGACAGGCCCCGGACCCCGGTTGGACCGGCCTGTTCCGGCCCGGCGAGCGGGTCCGCCTCCGGTTCGTCAACGCCGCGGCGGGCACGTTCTACGACGTCCGCATCCCGGGCCTCCCGATGACCGTCGTCCAGGTCAGCGGTCAGCACGTCGAGCCCGTCGCGGTCGACGAGTTCCGGATCGGAAACGCCGAGACCTACGACGTCGTCGTCGAGCCGGGCGACCGGGCCTACACCCTCTTCGCCGAGGCCATGGACCGCTCGGGCTACGCCCGCGGCACGCTCGCCCCCCGGCCCGGCATGACGGCGCCGGTCCCCGAGCGCCGCGAGCGGCCCGTCCTCACCATGATGGACATGGGGATGGCGCACGGCGGGCCGGGCATGGACCACGCCGGCATGGACATGGGCGACGCACCCGGCGGCCACGGCGCCACCGCGGACCACGGGGGGATGGACCACGGCGAGCCGCCCGCCCCTGGCCACCCCGCCGCCGCGGCCCCCGTCCTGGCCCACGGCGACCACGCCGCCCACGCCGACGAGGTCGCGATGCCGGGCGTCGACCACGCCGGCCTCCGCCCGCCGGGCTCGCTCCCCGAGGTCACGCCCCACGGCGCCGACGGCCACGGGGTCGCCAACGCCATGGCCCCGGACCAGACGCGCTCGCGCCTCCACGAGCCCGGCGTCGGCCTCGGCGACGACGGCCGCCGCGTCCTCGTCTACACCGACCTCCGCGCGATCCACCCCGAGCCCCGCCGGGCCCCCGACCGCGAGGTCGAGCTCCACCTCACGGGCAACATGGAGCGCTACATGTGGGGGATCGACGGGAAGACCTACGCCGAGGACCCGCTCATCCCCCTCGTCTACGGCGAGCGCCTCCGGCTCACCATGGTCAACGACACCATGATGAACCACCCGATGCACCTCCACGGCATGTGGATGGAGCTCGAGAACGGCCACGGCGAGCGCATCCCGCGGCTCCACACCGTCGTCGTCAAGCCGGCCGAGCGGCTCTCGCTCCTCGTCGAGGTCGACGCCCTCGGGCCGTGGGCCTTCCACTGCCACATCCTCTACCACATGGACCTCGGGATGTTCAGGGTGGCCATGGTCCAGCGGCCCGCCGACTGGGCCCCGGAGGCGCTCGCCGCGATGTACCCGGCGGGCCTCCCGGCCGCGCTCGCCCGCCCGGACCTCGCCCGCCGGTGA
- a CDS encoding DUF2231 domain-containing protein: MLPDWAPNVHPLVVPFPVALLVVAALVDAVALAVRQRAPWVRASAVGLYALGALGTAAAFLTGRDASESVDLPAAALPTLNAHADGALWLVWFAGLYAAARVAALWLDGRGREPGRLAVHAPLAAVGLVGLFLVYETAEHGGELVYHHGVAVAATAPALEAPPDTALAARLDVLAGAPAEGPVFTVASGRPTLAVLPDTLGDLEARAALDLSGFTGTAALVYAVQSPADYDFLALDTAASGPATLRQGRASDGVETTMDQRTAALDGPAELRASAVGTHFRGYLGGEQLTHPHGPAPPPGRVGLRLDGAGTVRVLALSSTPVE, encoded by the coding sequence ATGCTCCCCGACTGGGCCCCCAACGTCCACCCCCTCGTCGTCCCCTTCCCCGTCGCGCTCCTGGTCGTCGCGGCCCTCGTCGACGCCGTCGCGCTCGCCGTCCGCCAGCGCGCGCCGTGGGTCCGCGCCTCGGCCGTCGGGCTCTACGCGCTCGGCGCGCTCGGCACGGCCGCCGCGTTCCTCACCGGCCGCGACGCCTCGGAGTCCGTCGACCTCCCCGCCGCCGCGCTCCCGACCCTCAACGCCCACGCCGACGGGGCGCTCTGGCTCGTCTGGTTCGCGGGCCTCTACGCGGCCGCCCGCGTCGCCGCCCTCTGGCTCGACGGCCGCGGTCGGGAGCCCGGTCGCCTCGCCGTCCACGCGCCGCTGGCGGCCGTCGGGCTCGTGGGGCTGTTCCTCGTCTACGAGACGGCCGAGCACGGCGGCGAGCTCGTCTACCACCACGGCGTCGCCGTCGCGGCGACCGCCCCCGCACTGGAGGCCCCGCCCGACACGGCCCTCGCCGCCCGCCTCGACGTCCTCGCGGGCGCCCCCGCAGAGGGCCCCGTCTTCACCGTCGCGTCCGGCCGGCCGACGCTCGCCGTCCTCCCCGACACGCTCGGCGACCTCGAGGCCCGCGCCGCGCTCGACCTCTCGGGCTTCACGGGCACCGCCGCCCTCGTCTACGCCGTCCAGAGCCCGGCCGACTACGACTTCCTCGCCCTCGACACGGCGGCCTCGGGCCCCGCCACGCTCCGCCAGGGCCGCGCCTCCGACGGCGTGGAGACGACGATGGACCAGCGCACGGCCGCGCTCGACGGTCCCGCCGAGCTGAGGGCCTCCGCCGTCGGCACGCACTTCCGGGGGTACCTCGGCGGCGAGCAGCTCACGCACCCCCACGGCCCCGCCCCGCCGCCCGGACGCGTCGGCCTCCGCCTCGACGGCGCCGGCACCGTCCGCGTCCTCGCCCTCTCCTCTACGCCGGTCGAGTAG
- a CDS encoding response regulator transcription factor, which translates to MSLPSPAPDAPMWVLLIEDEARLADSVRRGLEEEGYRVDVARDAEEGERLGLANAYDAFVVDWRLPKGDGKTLVERLRAEGKDQPVLMLTALADVEHRVAGLDAGADDYLPKPFAFEELVARLRALLRRPPLSDVERTVTVGPLTLDAERRRATMAGPRGEAVLTLRPKEYAMLEVFLRSADAALSRTVLAERVWGDALYVTDNALDVTVSGLRQRLDDAVKASGAPGAPWIETLRGVGYRLVPGEGAAGETGGAE; encoded by the coding sequence ATGTCCCTCCCGTCCCCCGCCCCCGACGCCCCCATGTGGGTCCTGCTCATCGAAGACGAGGCCCGCCTCGCCGACTCCGTCCGCCGCGGGCTGGAGGAGGAGGGGTACCGCGTGGACGTGGCTCGCGACGCCGAGGAGGGGGAGCGGCTGGGCCTCGCGAACGCCTACGACGCGTTCGTCGTCGACTGGCGGCTCCCGAAGGGCGACGGGAAGACGCTCGTGGAGCGGCTCCGGGCCGAGGGGAAGGACCAGCCGGTCCTCATGCTGACGGCGCTGGCGGACGTCGAGCACCGGGTCGCCGGCCTCGACGCCGGCGCCGACGACTACCTCCCCAAGCCGTTCGCCTTCGAGGAGCTCGTGGCCCGGCTCCGGGCGCTCCTCCGGCGCCCCCCGCTCTCCGACGTGGAGCGGACGGTGACCGTCGGCCCCCTCACGCTGGACGCCGAGCGGCGCCGGGCGACGATGGCCGGGCCCCGGGGCGAGGCCGTCCTCACCCTCCGGCCGAAGGAGTACGCCATGCTCGAGGTGTTCCTCCGGAGCGCCGACGCGGCCCTCTCGCGGACGGTCCTCGCCGAGCGCGTCTGGGGCGACGCCCTCTACGTGACCGACAACGCCCTCGACGTGACCGTCAGCGGGCTCCGTCAGCGGCTCGACGACGCGGTCAAGGCGTCGGGCGCGCCGGGGGCCCCGTGGATCGAGACGCTCCGGGGTGTGGGGTACCGGCTGGTCCCGGGCGAGGGGGCCGCCGGGGAGACCGGGGGCGCGGAATGA
- a CDS encoding copper-translocating P-type ATPase, whose translation MDPDAADRPGLKQAELREAAHEGPHGSHDDGHEGAVEEHDHAEHAHEAADPAPAPHDGHAGMDHAAMDHGGHGGGGGHHDHHAMMVEDFKRRFWVCLGLTVPILALSPMLQMWAGVDWRFPGDVWILTVLGTAVYLYGGRPFLTGARDEIADRRPGMMTLVALAISVAFVYSIAVVFGLEGNLFFWETATLIDLMLVGHWVEMRSVMGASRALEELARLMPDEAHRLTASGETEDVPTAALRPGDRILVKASEKVPADGTVLEGTSAVNQAALTGESVPVEKAPGDDLIAGSVNGTGALTVEVTKTGADAYLNQVVTLVREAQASKSRTQDLANRAAFYLTVTAITVGALTFAGWLLLADVPLSFVIERAVTVMVIACPHALGLAIPLVVAVSTSISARNGLLVRDRAAFERARDLDTLVFDKTGTLTEGRFGVTDVLPAPGVAEDDLLTTAAAVEGGSEHPIAAGVVRSARDRGLALPDVSGFEAMTGKGVRAVVGGETVEVLSPGALADAGVGVPDALRQRGDALGREGQTVVWVVRGGALLGALALADVVRPESKEAIDRLHDLGLTAVMLTGDKREVAEHVARQLEIDRVIAEVLPDQKSAVIRALQAEGRVVAMTGDGVNDAPALATADVGLAVGAGTDVAVETADVVLVKSDPRAAVRVIALARATYRKMVQNLWWAAGYNVVAIPLAAGALAPWGVILSPAVGAVLMSLSTVVVAVNARRLSVD comes from the coding sequence ATGGACCCCGACGCCGCCGACCGCCCCGGTCTCAAGCAGGCCGAGCTCCGAGAAGCCGCTCACGAAGGCCCCCACGGCTCCCACGACGACGGCCACGAAGGGGCTGTCGAAGAGCACGACCACGCCGAGCACGCGCACGAGGCGGCCGACCCCGCCCCTGCGCCCCACGACGGACACGCCGGGATGGACCACGCGGCGATGGACCACGGCGGCCACGGTGGGGGAGGGGGCCACCACGACCACCACGCGATGATGGTCGAGGACTTCAAGCGGCGGTTCTGGGTCTGCCTCGGGCTCACCGTCCCGATCCTCGCCCTCAGCCCGATGCTCCAGATGTGGGCGGGGGTCGACTGGCGGTTCCCCGGCGACGTCTGGATCCTCACCGTCCTCGGCACGGCCGTCTACCTCTACGGCGGCAGGCCCTTCCTCACGGGCGCCCGCGACGAGATCGCAGACCGGCGACCGGGCATGATGACGCTCGTGGCCCTCGCCATCTCGGTCGCGTTCGTCTACTCCATCGCCGTCGTGTTCGGGCTGGAGGGCAACCTCTTCTTCTGGGAGACCGCCACGCTCATCGACCTCATGCTCGTCGGGCACTGGGTCGAGATGCGGAGCGTGATGGGGGCCAGCCGGGCGCTCGAGGAGCTGGCCCGGCTCATGCCCGACGAGGCCCACCGGCTCACCGCCTCGGGCGAGACGGAGGACGTGCCCACGGCCGCGCTCCGCCCCGGCGACCGGATCCTCGTCAAGGCGTCCGAGAAGGTGCCCGCCGACGGGACCGTCCTGGAAGGCACGTCGGCCGTCAACCAGGCCGCCCTCACCGGCGAGTCGGTCCCCGTCGAGAAGGCCCCGGGCGACGACCTCATCGCGGGCTCGGTCAACGGGACCGGCGCCCTTACGGTCGAGGTCACGAAGACCGGCGCCGATGCCTACCTCAACCAGGTCGTCACGCTCGTCCGCGAGGCGCAGGCCTCGAAGAGCCGGACGCAGGACCTCGCCAACCGCGCCGCGTTCTACCTCACCGTTACGGCGATCACCGTCGGCGCGCTCACGTTCGCCGGGTGGCTCCTCCTGGCCGACGTCCCCCTCTCGTTCGTCATCGAGCGGGCCGTGACCGTCATGGTCATCGCGTGCCCCCACGCGCTCGGACTCGCCATCCCCCTCGTCGTCGCCGTCTCGACCTCGATCTCGGCTCGGAATGGGCTCCTCGTCCGCGACCGGGCGGCGTTCGAGCGGGCCCGCGACCTCGACACGCTCGTGTTCGACAAGACCGGCACCCTCACCGAGGGCCGGTTCGGCGTCACCGACGTGCTCCCGGCCCCCGGCGTGGCCGAGGACGACCTCCTCACCACGGCCGCCGCCGTCGAGGGCGGCAGCGAGCACCCCATCGCCGCCGGCGTCGTCCGCTCGGCCCGCGACCGCGGGCTCGCGCTCCCCGACGTCTCGGGCTTCGAGGCCATGACCGGCAAGGGCGTCCGCGCCGTCGTCGGCGGCGAGACCGTCGAGGTCCTGAGCCCCGGCGCGCTGGCGGACGCCGGTGTCGGGGTCCCCGACGCGCTCCGCCAGCGCGGCGACGCGCTCGGGCGCGAGGGGCAGACGGTCGTCTGGGTGGTGCGGGGCGGGGCGCTCCTCGGCGCGCTCGCGCTCGCCGACGTCGTCCGGCCCGAGTCGAAGGAGGCCATCGACCGGCTCCACGACCTCGGGCTCACGGCCGTCATGCTCACCGGCGACAAGCGCGAGGTGGCCGAGCACGTGGCCCGCCAGCTCGAGATCGACCGGGTCATCGCCGAGGTCCTCCCAGATCAGAAGAGCGCGGTCATCCGCGCGCTCCAGGCCGAGGGCCGCGTCGTGGCCATGACCGGCGACGGCGTCAACGACGCGCCCGCCCTCGCGACGGCCGACGTGGGGCTCGCGGTCGGGGCCGGGACGGACGTGGCCGTCGAGACGGCCGACGTGGTCCTCGTCAAGAGCGACCCCCGGGCGGCCGTCCGCGTCATCGCCCTCGCGCGGGCGACGTACCGGAAGATGGTCCAGAACCTATGGTGGGCCGCCGGCTACAACGTCGTCGCGATCCCGCTCGCGGCCGGCGCCCTCGCCCCGTGGGGCGTGATCCTCTCGCCCGCCGTCGGGGCCGTGCTCATGAGCCTGTCGACGGTCGTGGTCGCCGTCAACGCCCGCCGCCTCTCCGTCGACTAG
- a CDS encoding nuclear transport factor 2 family protein yields MTRPLLLAAALLAAPAALAQDHGGHNRTDHGQMDHSQMGHGAMSHDALMALHLRMMADPEIHAAMRADAEMRALMAEVMPDMDHGAMGHEGMDHAGMDHGQMDSDAMMARMRERMGAMTEAERADVMARFEAVHRRLLATPAVHMRAMADPELRRMMEAMPGGMPGMGDGSTDGMDHGAMDHGAMDHAEGVAMQRRNAGARLGDERPATPTVGQAEFDASATADRFHAALAAGDRQGVMAILTPDAVILEAGRAEARNEYLGGHFARDAEFLSGAQPEPLFRRTTVAGDAAWVASTQRVGDAQMAELLVMERTAEGWRVAAVHWSSGR; encoded by the coding sequence ATGACACGCCCCCTGCTCCTCGCCGCCGCGCTGCTGGCGGCCCCCGCCGCCCTCGCCCAAGACCACGGCGGGCACAACCGGACGGACCACGGACAGATGGACCACTCCCAGATGGGCCACGGCGCCATGAGCCACGACGCCCTCATGGCCCTCCACCTGCGCATGATGGCGGACCCCGAGATCCACGCGGCCATGCGCGCCGACGCCGAGATGCGGGCGCTCATGGCCGAGGTGATGCCCGACATGGACCACGGCGCGATGGGCCACGAGGGCATGGACCACGCCGGGATGGACCACGGCCAGATGGACTCCGACGCCATGATGGCCCGGATGCGCGAGCGGATGGGCGCGATGACCGAGGCCGAGCGCGCCGACGTCATGGCCCGCTTCGAGGCCGTCCACCGCCGCCTCCTCGCGACGCCGGCCGTCCACATGCGCGCGATGGCCGACCCCGAGCTGCGACGGATGATGGAGGCCATGCCGGGGGGGATGCCCGGGATGGGCGACGGCTCGACGGACGGGATGGATCACGGCGCGATGGACCACGGCGCGATGGACCACGCCGAGGGCGTCGCCATGCAGCGCCGGAACGCGGGCGCCCGCCTCGGCGACGAGCGCCCGGCCACGCCCACCGTCGGTCAGGCCGAGTTCGACGCCTCCGCGACCGCCGACCGGTTCCACGCCGCCCTCGCGGCCGGCGACCGCCAGGGGGTCATGGCGATCCTCACGCCCGACGCCGTCATCCTGGAGGCCGGCCGCGCCGAGGCCCGGAACGAGTACCTCGGCGGCCACTTCGCCCGCGACGCCGAGTTCCTTTCGGGCGCCCAGCCCGAGCCCCTCTTCCGCCGCACGACCGTCGCGGGCGACGCCGCCTGGGTCGCCTCCACCCAGCGGGTCGGCGACGCCCAGATGGCCGAGCTGCTGGTGATGGAGCGGACGGCCGAGGGCTGGCGCGTCGCGGCCGTCCACTGGTCCTCGGGGCGGTAA
- a CDS encoding sensor histidine kinase, whose protein sequence is MLRALPISARLALWYALALLLLLSAFAVFCYVGFHAAAHRSFDRHLDHEWGVIEPLLEVGTGGIEAGAIEASEAVATRLDGPSGTYVRVISPTGEVTYRSDNVDRHSPLEVVLPEGPEPLRVSRAWDGEPLRSLVVPVRAGGARAGYVEVSGFEWSRHRELRDLGRMLALGVALSVLLALGAGWWLARRALRPVAVLTEAAGRMAGDGARLGGRLPSEFETRDELTALAETFNGLLDRLEASVERERRFTSNAAHELMTPLATLRSEAEVALRREREPEAYRETLGRVVEDVAEMTGTVQGLLQLARAESLSRPEGERLDLGELVARRAERFRPEAEGKGVSLEVEAAEGVRVNAEAAPLAEVVDNLVANAVKYTPPGGNIWVRMDHGGGVARLEVEDTGAGFDEAGCERLFDRFFRADTPEVQAEPGSGLGLAIVKAIVEGYGGTVGCASEGPGRGATFWAELPCLGCTAPFHS, encoded by the coding sequence GTGCTCCGCGCCCTCCCCATCTCGGCCCGCCTCGCGCTGTGGTACGCGCTCGCGCTGCTCCTCCTCCTGAGCGCGTTCGCCGTGTTCTGCTACGTCGGGTTCCACGCGGCGGCGCACCGGTCGTTCGACCGGCACCTCGACCACGAGTGGGGCGTGATCGAGCCGCTCCTAGAGGTCGGGACGGGGGGCATCGAGGCGGGCGCGATCGAGGCGTCCGAGGCCGTGGCGACCCGGCTCGACGGGCCGAGCGGGACCTACGTCCGCGTGATCTCTCCGACGGGCGAGGTCACGTACCGGTCGGACAACGTGGACCGGCACTCGCCCCTGGAGGTGGTGCTCCCCGAGGGGCCCGAGCCGCTCCGGGTCAGCCGCGCGTGGGACGGCGAGCCGCTCCGGTCGCTCGTCGTCCCGGTCCGCGCGGGCGGCGCGCGGGCGGGCTACGTCGAGGTCTCGGGGTTCGAGTGGAGCCGGCACCGGGAGCTGCGGGACCTGGGCCGGATGCTCGCCCTCGGCGTGGCGCTGAGCGTGCTGCTCGCCCTGGGGGCCGGGTGGTGGCTCGCGCGCCGCGCGCTCCGGCCCGTCGCCGTACTCACCGAGGCGGCGGGGCGGATGGCCGGCGACGGGGCGCGGCTGGGCGGTCGGCTGCCGTCGGAGTTCGAGACGCGCGACGAGCTGACGGCGCTGGCGGAGACGTTCAACGGGCTCCTCGACCGGCTGGAGGCGTCGGTCGAGCGCGAGCGGCGGTTCACGTCGAACGCGGCCCACGAGCTGATGACGCCCCTCGCGACGCTCCGGAGCGAGGCCGAGGTGGCGCTCCGGCGGGAGCGCGAGCCCGAGGCATACCGCGAGACGCTGGGCCGCGTGGTCGAGGACGTGGCCGAGATGACGGGGACGGTCCAGGGGCTCCTCCAGCTCGCGCGGGCGGAGTCGCTCTCGCGGCCGGAGGGCGAGCGGCTCGACCTCGGCGAGCTGGTCGCGCGGCGGGCCGAGCGGTTCCGACCGGAGGCCGAGGGGAAGGGGGTGTCGCTCGAAGTCGAGGCGGCCGAGGGCGTCCGCGTGAACGCCGAGGCGGCACCGCTCGCGGAGGTCGTGGACAACCTCGTGGCGAACGCGGTCAAGTACACGCCGCCGGGCGGGAACATATGGGTCCGGATGGACCACGGGGGCGGCGTGGCACGGCTGGAGGTGGAGGACACCGGCGCCGGGTTCGACGAGGCGGGGTGCGAGCGGCTGTTCGACCGGTTCTTCCGTGCGGACACGCCGGAGGTGCAGGCGGAGCCGGGGAGCGGGCTGGGCCTCGCGATCGTGAAGGCGATCGTGGAGGGGTACGGGGGGACGGTGGGGTGCGCGAGCGAGGGACCCGGTCGGGGGGCGACGTTCTGGGCGGAGCTGCCGTGCCTGGGCTGCACGGCGCCCTTCCATTCATGA
- a CDS encoding methyltransferase domain-containing protein produces MTLDALTPLLRCPACGAALSLDRVPQPDPEAGDCGVLRCPCAADYPVLDGVPILRTGRLDRRSIADDLVLAPGPDVAAVVSAVEAGRALGALVDLLAAPLCPWPLNRVGAGRRLSLLGPLRSAGLALRRRRVHAMLRHRDGLTAEDWLATFYLHAPEVYDPFNYFFFRFGTPRHLATLGLVSALPADASPVLDLACGYGHLAHTLSALGRAVVGLDQNVHQAWLARHYVAPGAAFVCADASRPLPFADAAFGAAVCSDAFHYVRDKGGAVAELDRVSAGGPLLFPTVGNALVGSPDGHELAPDAYRALFDGWHVRVTSDDAVFAHYREGLGPDLSGPDADVDGAKWLAIAATKGDPDCLLRDHGPLDAGPGGWPHAAGRLALNPLYEREPGGDRRALRMPSPWYEAENGGVREYMPAVVGEGEALTTALVARAAAVGLPERYARPRRPWTQRADRALTRAVRRVRG; encoded by the coding sequence GTGACCCTCGACGCCCTCACCCCGCTCCTCCGCTGCCCCGCGTGCGGCGCCGCGCTCTCCCTCGACCGCGTTCCCCAGCCCGACCCCGAGGCGGGCGACTGCGGCGTCCTCCGGTGCCCCTGCGCCGCGGACTACCCCGTCCTCGACGGCGTCCCCATCCTCCGCACCGGCCGACTCGACCGCCGCTCCATCGCCGACGACCTCGTCCTCGCGCCCGGCCCCGACGTGGCGGCCGTCGTCTCTGCGGTCGAAGCGGGCCGGGCGCTCGGCGCCCTCGTCGATCTCCTCGCCGCGCCGCTCTGCCCGTGGCCCCTCAACCGGGTCGGGGCCGGGCGCCGCCTCTCGCTCCTGGGGCCGCTCCGGTCCGCGGGCCTCGCGCTCCGCCGTCGCCGCGTCCACGCCATGCTCCGCCACCGCGACGGGCTCACGGCCGAGGACTGGCTCGCCACCTTCTACCTCCACGCCCCGGAGGTCTACGACCCCTTCAACTACTTCTTCTTCCGGTTCGGGACGCCCCGCCACCTCGCCACGCTCGGGCTCGTCTCCGCCCTCCCGGCCGACGCCTCGCCGGTCCTCGACCTCGCGTGCGGGTACGGCCACCTCGCCCACACCCTCTCCGCCCTCGGCCGGGCCGTCGTCGGGCTCGACCAGAACGTCCACCAGGCGTGGCTCGCCCGCCACTACGTGGCGCCGGGGGCCGCGTTCGTCTGCGCCGACGCCTCGCGGCCTCTCCCGTTCGCCGACGCCGCCTTCGGGGCCGCCGTCTGCTCCGACGCCTTCCACTACGTCCGAGACAAGGGGGGCGCGGTCGCCGAGCTGGACCGCGTCTCGGCCGGCGGCCCGCTCCTCTTCCCGACCGTCGGCAACGCGCTCGTCGGCTCGCCGGACGGCCACGAGCTGGCGCCCGACGCCTACCGCGCCCTCTTCGACGGGTGGCACGTCCGCGTCACCTCCGACGACGCCGTGTTCGCCCACTACCGCGAGGGGCTCGGCCCCGACCTCTCCGGACCCGACGCCGACGTCGACGGAGCCAAGTGGCTCGCGATCGCGGCCACGAAAGGCGACCCCGACTGCCTGCTCCGCGACCACGGCCCCCTCGACGCGGGACCGGGCGGGTGGCCCCACGCCGCGGGCCGCCTCGCGCTCAACCCGCTCTACGAGCGCGAGCCCGGCGGCGACCGCCGGGCGCTCCGGATGCCGTCGCCGTGGTACGAGGCCGAGAACGGGGGCGTCCGCGAGTACATGCCCGCCGTCGTCGGGGAGGGGGAGGCCCTCACGACGGCCCTCGTGGCGAGGGCGGCCGCCGTCGGGCTCCCCGAACGATACGCACGGCCCCGGCGGCCCTGGACACAGCGGGCCGACCGCGCGCTCACCCGCGCCGTCCGGCGGGTCCGAGGGTAG
- a CDS encoding copper resistance protein B: MPRLLSALALLALAAGPAAAQHDDAPFPEYPHFVPGAAHPPAVYALALLDVFEVAPAAAGLPGRLEGFYRVGADRNRLFLRAEGEGLISEGEGEAEVQALYSRLVTPYFEAQAGVRLDTEVGEGGLRARPQLAVGLEGLAPYFFEVEPFVFLSYKGDLSARLEGSYDLLLTQRLVLQPEAEVTLALQEVEDWDVGSGLNAVEAGLRLRYEIKREVAPYVGVSFLQRFGGAAGFARADGEPTSEGLFVVGVRLWR; the protein is encoded by the coding sequence ATGCCCCGCCTCCTCTCCGCCCTGGCCCTCCTCGCCCTCGCGGCCGGTCCCGCGGCCGCCCAGCACGACGACGCGCCGTTCCCCGAGTACCCCCACTTCGTGCCCGGCGCCGCCCACCCGCCCGCCGTCTACGCCCTCGCCCTGCTCGACGTGTTCGAGGTGGCCCCGGCCGCCGCGGGGCTCCCGGGGCGGCTCGAGGGGTTCTACCGCGTCGGGGCCGACCGGAACCGGCTCTTCCTCCGCGCCGAGGGCGAGGGGCTGATCTCCGAAGGGGAGGGCGAGGCCGAGGTCCAGGCCCTCTACAGCCGCCTCGTCACGCCCTACTTCGAGGCCCAGGCCGGCGTCCGCCTCGACACCGAGGTCGGCGAGGGCGGCCTCCGCGCGCGGCCCCAGCTCGCGGTCGGCCTCGAGGGGCTCGCGCCCTACTTCTTCGAGGTCGAGCCGTTCGTCTTCCTCTCGTACAAAGGCGACCTCTCGGCGCGGCTCGAGGGCTCCTACGACCTCCTCCTCACCCAGCGGCTCGTGCTCCAGCCCGAGGCCGAGGTCACGCTCGCGCTCCAGGAGGTCGAGGACTGGGACGTCGGCTCCGGCCTGAACGCCGTCGAGGCCGGCCTCCGCCTCCGCTACGAGATCAAACGCGAGGTGGCCCCCTACGTCGGTGTCTCGTTCCTCCAGCGCTTCGGCGGGGCCGCCGGCTTCGCCCGCGCCGACGGCGAGCCCACGTCCGAGGGCCTGTTCGTCGTCGGCGTCCGCCTCTGGCGCTGA